In Exiguobacterium acetylicum, the genomic stretch TTCCAAGGAAAGCTGCAAGAATTCCGAAACCATAACTCGAGATGAGATAGAGGGTAAGCACTTTACGATTTCCGTCCTGAAATAGCTGCAATGTCTCGATTTTGAACGTCGAGAACGTTGTAAACGATCCAAGGAAACCGGTACCTAAGAGTAACGTCCATGTCGTATCGAGATGCGCACCGATAACGAGTCCAAGCAAAAATGAACCGAGTACGTTAATCAGGAACGTCGCTAGTGGAAATTCGCGTTTCCAAACCGTCTTCATCCATTGACTGACAGCAAACCGACTGATGGCGCCGCAAAAAGCACCGATGGCAAGAGCAAGTAGCGTCATTCACTCACGTCCT encodes the following:
- the crcB gene encoding fluoride efflux transporter CrcB; amino-acid sequence: MTLLALAIGAFCGAISRFAVSQWMKTVWKREFPLATFLINVLGSFLLGLVIGAHLDTTWTLLLGTGFLGSFTTFSTFKIETLQLFQDGNRKVLTLYLISSYGFGILAAFLGITLTA